In Candidatus Syntrophosphaera sp., the genomic window GCAAAACCGCCTGCTCCTGAGCGGCATCAACAAACAGGTCATCACGATCATCTCCCAGGTGGTGGTGGATAAAAACGATCCCAGCATGCTGAACCCGACCAAGTTTGTGGGCAGCACCTATTACACCGCGGAGCAGGCCGCGGAGCTGAAGAGCTCACTGGGCTGGACACTCAGGGAAGACGCGGGCAAGGGTTTTCGCCGCGTCGTTCCTTCTCCGATGCCACAACAAATCATACCGGCGGAAACGATCAAGGAGCTGGTGGAACGGGGTGAGATCGTGATCGCCGTGGGGGGCGGTGGAATTCCCGTATACATTGAGGAAGACGGGACCTACGAGGGCGTGGATGCCGTGATAGACAAGGATTTTGCCAGCGCTTTGCTCGCCCTAAACATAGAGGCGGACCGCTTCGTGATCCTGACCGGAGTGGAGAAAGTCGCGATCGATTTTGGCAAAGAGACCCAGAAAGATCTGGATGTTCTTTCACTCCAGGATGCCAAACGGTACTATGAGGAGAAGCAGTTCCCGGCCGGCAGCATGGGCCCCAAGATCAAGGCTGCCATTGACTTTCTGGAGCGGGGGGGGCAGGAGGTCCTGATCACCTCGATCGAGAAGATCGTGGAAGCTT contains:
- the arcC gene encoding carbamate kinase, which gives rise to MTKTAVLALGGNAIIKAGQNGTISEQFANTRDSLSGIVELIRQGYKLAITHGNGPQVGNLLRQQEAGEKEGLAPLPLGVLNAATEGTMGYMIEQSLQNRLLLSGINKQVITIISQVVVDKNDPSMLNPTKFVGSTYYTAEQAAELKSSLGWTLREDAGKGFRRVVPSPMPQQIIPAETIKELVERGEIVIAVGGGGIPVYIEEDGTYEGVDAVIDKDFASALLALNIEADRFVILTGVEKVAIDFGKETQKDLDVLSLQDAKRYYEEKQFPAGSMGPKIKAAIDFLERGGQEVLITSIEKIVEAFAGNTGTRIVP